A single genomic interval of Aedes aegypti strain LVP_AGWG chromosome 1, AaegL5.0 Primary Assembly, whole genome shotgun sequence harbors:
- the LOC5572740 gene encoding zinc finger protein 37 has product MGGIDVENVCRLCCVNKGRLRSIFERAPNESLPLHKIITDVTRLEVELEDGLPNQICRACVITLGKMHKTILKYRANDGKFRQMLSSNPVPQVEIKEEEVDIEQLEETFLQEITIEPIRIKEEQAEDETYLNYERLEESKESDVSDAEAKPPDQAEDGSETDTADEAVQCMANEKKIKESKIPARKEPVTAKPSTYPRMVPYRRYYYDDDPKRPRRDDYKCYICKNRSHGTPEALSLHLNTCHTDLLPYTCTECVMEEVVIKSTLALNNHKRQHLNPLKCEHCDRRYSCKNNLAMHVQLYHSDNNSSLTCEHCGKVCASKPSLHHHMKLHTTAAACEICGKVFKERSKLKRHIQNRHEKLRKYECHICKKKLSTIHSVHIHIKSFHSEKKFKCSYCSKLFGTEVAQRMHEKKHLNNPKFEPQKNWTEYYTILEEDKHKPRLTQRKKCNLCGHVTRNIATHLGSKHFPTEYRCHICGAVFKKKASFEIHVQDHEHGKAHRCPICGREFSERRHLIEHLRTKKHREHPLAVALLSTVKKTIKTASSTKKKEAKSDDEGESVQEEVQTDFDIATDSFM; this is encoded by the exons ACGTCACACGTTTGGAG GTTGAACTTGAAGATGGATTGCCAAACCAAATCTGCAGAGCCTGTGTCATCACGCTGGGTAAGATGCATAAAACCATCCTGAAGTATAGGGCAAACGATGGGAAGTTCCGACAGATGCTGAGTTCCAATCCGGTACCACAGGTTGAAATCAAGGAAGAAGAGGTGGACATAGAACAACTGGAGGAGACTTTTTTGCAGGAAAT AACCATCGAGCCTATCCGAATCAAAGAAGAACAAGCAGAAGACGAAACGTATCTGAATTATGAACGGCTAGAAGAAAGCAAAGAGTCTGACGTATCAGATGCAGAGGCCAAACCCCCAGACCAGGCAGAAGATGGTTCGGAGACTGATACCGCCGATGAAGCTGTTCAGTGTATGGCCAACGAGAAGAAAATAAAAGAGTCTAAGATACCCGCTAGAAAAGAACCGGTTACCGcaaaaccgtctacctatccaCGAATGGTACCTTATCGTCGATACTACTATGATGATGATCCTAAGCGTCCTCGGAGGGACGATTACAAATGCTACATCTGCAAGAACCGTTCCCATGGTACACCCGAAGCCCTATCATTGCATTTGAACACTTGCCACACAGATCTACTGCCGTACACCTGTACGGAATGTGTAATGGAAGAGGTAGTTATTAAGAGTACACTTGCTCTCAATAACCACAAAAGACAACATTTAAATCCATTGAAATGTGAACATTGTGATAGACGATACAGCTGTAAGAATAATCTAGCCATGCACGTGCAATTGTATCACTCAGACAACAATTCTTCTCTAACCTGCGAACATTGCGGAAAAGTGTGTGCTTCAAAACCATCACTTCACCATCACATGAAGCTACATACCACTGCAGCGGCCTGCGAAATTTGCGGTAAAGTCTTCAAGGAACGGAGCAAACTGAAACGACACATCCAAAACCGGCACGAAAAACTTCGAAAATACGAGTGCCACATCTGCAAGAAGAAGCTCTCAACCATACACTCTGTTCACATTCATATCAAATCGTTCCactctgagaagaagttcaaatGCAGTTACTGCTCGAAGTTGTTCGGCACGGAGGTAGCTCAACGTATGCACGAGAAAAAACACCTCAACAATCCCAAATTCGAACCGCAAAAGAATTGGACCGAATATTACACTATTCTGGAGGAAGATAAGCACAAGCCCAGATTGACCCAGCGCAAAAAGTGCAACCTTTGTGGACATGTGACCAGAAACATTGCCACCCATCTGGGGAGCAAGCATTTCCCCACCGAATATCGGTGCCACATCTGTGGCGCGGTTTTCAAAAAGAAAGCTTCCTTCGAAATCCACGTGCAGGACCACGAGCATGGCAAGGCCCATCGGTGTCCAATCTGTGGGCGAGAGTTTTCCGAGAGGCGACATCTGATCGAGCATCTTCGGACGAAGAAACACCGGGAGCACCCGTTGGCCGTGGCACTGCTCAGTACGgtcaaaaaaactatcaaaacgGCTTCCTCCACGAAAAAGAAGGAAGCGAAGTCCGACGACGAAGGCGAAAGTGTGCAGGAAGAGGTGCAAACGGATTTCGATATCGCAACAGATAGTTTTATGTAA